In one Sporomusa sphaeroides DSM 2875 genomic region, the following are encoded:
- a CDS encoding MIP/aquaporin family protein, with amino-acid sequence MSTPYFGEFMGVAVLCFLGNGVVASSLLKLSKAEGSGWFNIITGWMVAVGMGVYVAIACGAPQADINPAVTFAKLLNGVYAAPEALIIMVAQVAGGILGGCLTYLFFRGHWELTEDPGIKLAVFSTGPAIRNYGQNLLCEIMATFMLVFVIFAMFSKPVGGMAPGFGPFMVAVLVWGLGSSLGGTTGYAMNPARDLGPRIAHALCPIPGKGASDWAYSWVPVVGPFIGGGIAFAVAKSAGIL; translated from the coding sequence ATGTCGACTCCATATTTCGGTGAATTTATGGGTGTAGCTGTTTTGTGTTTTCTTGGCAATGGGGTTGTGGCCAGCTCGCTGCTAAAACTGTCAAAGGCAGAAGGCTCAGGCTGGTTTAATATCATTACCGGCTGGATGGTTGCTGTTGGCATGGGGGTGTATGTTGCCATTGCCTGCGGTGCACCCCAGGCCGATATTAACCCGGCAGTAACCTTTGCCAAATTGCTTAATGGGGTATACGCCGCTCCGGAAGCGCTTATTATTATGGTGGCCCAGGTTGCCGGCGGCATTCTTGGCGGTTGTCTTACTTATTTGTTTTTCCGGGGTCACTGGGAGCTTACTGAAGATCCGGGGATTAAGCTTGCCGTCTTCAGCACCGGTCCGGCAATCCGCAATTATGGTCAAAATCTGCTGTGTGAAATTATGGCGACATTTATGCTGGTCTTTGTAATTTTTGCGATGTTCTCCAAGCCCGTAGGCGGGATGGCTCCGGGCTTTGGCCCGTTCATGGTCGCTGTTTTGGTGTGGGGCCTGGGGTCCAGCTTAGGGGGTACTACCGGTTATGCTATGAATCCGGCCCGTGATTTGGGACCAAGAATTGCCCATGCTCTTTGCCCGATTCCCGGCAAAGGCGCTTCTGACTGGGCGTATTCCTGGGTGCCGGTAGTCGGACCGTTTATTGGCGGTGGTATAGCGTTTGCCGTCGCCAAAAGTGCCGGCATTCTCTAA